A single region of the Nitrospira sp. SG-bin1 genome encodes:
- a CDS encoding adaptor protein — MPTPSTPQTVPDITEDVQTGSGTGFESRVIVYNCDCHTYQQVIDLFCRFIPGMTSAKAFELAYRIDHDGEAIVFTGSTEQADDIAAKLAGGGLKVAVQ; from the coding sequence ATGCCGACACCTTCCACACCACAAACCGTTCCGGACATTACCGAAGATGTGCAAACTGGGTCGGGCACCGGATTCGAGTCCCGCGTCATCGTCTACAACTGCGACTGCCACACCTATCAACAAGTCATCGACCTCTTTTGCCGGTTTATTCCCGGCATGACGTCAGCCAAAGCGTTTGAACTGGCTTATCGTATCGATCACGACGGGGAAGCGATCGTGTTCACCGGATCGACGGAACAAGCGGATGATATCGCCGCCAAACTCGCGGGGGGTGGGCTCAAAGTGGCTGTGCAGTAA